From the Sphingomonas suaedae genome, one window contains:
- a CDS encoding nuclear transport factor 2 family protein, which translates to MMKSDVVRRSLLVLLATLCAGCALNDEGMSARSLLAEEAADRLAIAKLAIEFSYLLDHGRADEVARLFTPDAVFENPQQGLRLVGRRSIGDYYARRARDPRTTRHVSTNLHLVFEAPDRAVGTRLITYYRGDGNGPPFPAQPGSVGEYTEVFVRGDDGQWRFALRRNELIFANRPKP; encoded by the coding sequence ATGATGAAGAGCGATGTCGTGCGCAGGTCGCTTCTCGTTTTGCTCGCTACCTTGTGCGCTGGCTGCGCGCTGAACGACGAAGGCATGTCGGCACGATCCCTCCTAGCGGAGGAGGCTGCAGACCGGCTCGCGATCGCAAAACTGGCCATCGAATTTTCGTATCTGCTGGACCATGGCCGTGCGGACGAAGTCGCAAGGCTGTTCACGCCCGATGCGGTGTTTGAAAACCCGCAACAGGGCCTGCGCCTCGTTGGCCGCCGGTCGATCGGTGACTATTATGCGCGCCGCGCGCGTGATCCACGAACGACGCGGCATGTCTCGACCAATCTTCATCTGGTCTTCGAAGCCCCCGATCGCGCCGTGGGAACGCGCCTGATCACCTATTATCGCGGCGACGGGAACGGACCGCCATTCCCCGCCCAACCCGGCTCTGTCGGCGAATATACGGAAGTTTTCGTGCGAGGCGACGATGGCCAATGGCGGTTCGCGCTACGCAGAAACGAACTGATATTCGCGAACCGTCCGAAGCCATAG